TGCGTCTTTCAGGTTCACATATTTCTCAGCCCGACTCAGGAGTTCATCATAACTTTGAGGGGGTTTCTTCACCAAGGAGTTGAAAAATTGTCCCCCTCGAAGCCCCTGCGTGAAGGCATTTACCAAGGTTTCTGTTGTCGCGGCGGGGACCTCCAAGGCTGCACTGTTGAACCGCTTAATGAAGTCCCTCAATGAATCTGCATCTCCTTGTTTCAAACTGAACAATACCAGGGAGGTCTTCAAGTATCTCTTGCTTGTGGCATACTGGTTTATGAAGAGGGTGCTAAAGTCCCGGAAGCTGGTAATGGAATGTGGTGGGAGCAGATCGAACCACCTCTGAGCAGGTCCTACCAAGGTGGTAAGGAAAACCCGGCATTTGACCCCGTCTGAGTATCGATGGAGAAGGGCGGAATTACTAAACCTCCCGAAGTGTTTTTCAGGGTCAGTACTCCCATCATAATCTTTAATAGTTGGCTGGCGGAAGTTAACGGGGAGGTCCTCATTCAGTATTTCGGGAGAGAGCGGGCTTTCCTTATCCAGCATAGGAGGTCGACCTCCCATCTGCCTGCCAAGCCTTCTGACTTCCTCCCATATGGCTTCTAGATGTTCAGGAGGAGGATTAGGAGGTTGTTGCGGTGGTGGTGATGGGGCTTGATTCCGACGGAGGGCCTCGTCCACAGATCTGTTAATCAACTGGGCCAGTTGGTCTAAGCTAAGATCAGCCATTCTTCCTCCTTGACCCCCTCTGGGACCTCGATTATTGCCTTCGGTACCTTGGTTACCACCTTCATGGCCTCGACCCCCTGCGGGGCCTGTTCTTCTACCTGTTCGTCCCCACATGCCTACGTCTTCTCAgtttttcccacagacggcgccaattgATGTTGCTGAAATCGGTGATGCTAACTAGGAGGTCGGATCTTCACTGGTGGAGCTCGGATAACACTCTAGGAGGGGGGCTTGGGGGTCGGATATTCGCCTTGGGAGCTCGGATCGGACACCTCGAAATCAAAAAACACAAACAAGAGTGTTAGAAGGGGGCCGAAAGGTTGttccggcgtagcccctccgacgctcaagtcagagaataGAAAACTGAGAGAGTAATGTGCGTGTTGAAAGAATGTGAATATATGAATCCATTAAAACAATGAAcggaacctggtatttataggagaacaACAGAGTCCTAGTTTGGTAGATTTAGATCCTCAGAATCTCCGGAAGATTTGATTAGATATTGCACCGGATTTGGTTTAGATATTGTGTCAGATTTGATTAGATCTTTAATGGGCTTTACCTTTCTGGGCTTTGATCTTTGTGGGCTACGCACCTAACGTCTGAGTC
This sequence is a window from Primulina tabacum isolate GXHZ01 chromosome 17, ASM2559414v2, whole genome shotgun sequence. Protein-coding genes within it:
- the LOC142530691 gene encoding uncharacterized protein LOC142530691, which produces MWGRTGRRTGPAGGRGHEGGNQGTEGNNRGPRGGQGGRMADLSLDQLAQLINRSVDEALRRNQAPSPPPQQPPNPPPEHLEAIWEEVRRLGRQMGGRPPMLDKESPLSPEILNEDLPVNFRQPTIKDYDGSTDPEKHFGRFSNSALLHRYSDGVKCRVFLTTLVGPAQRWFDLLPPHSITSFRDFSTLFINQYATSKRYLKTSLVLFSLKQGDADSLRDFIKRFNSAALEVPAATTETLVNAFTQGLRGGQFFNSLVKKPPQSYDELLSRAEKYVNLKDAQRQRRVDTRPSDKDKGKEKVEPSRKRPAERIEERGRGPGPFPYAPLAMSLERAMAICDERRKLERPKQVEKGPRLPPSDKFCEFHQEYGHVTNDCQKLGEKVQRIMQRDPHMKNLLARSEGRYRDDRRDRGPPGMNQRPQPRENRPNRGGRDDPPRHQGPQVQQIANDPTRGIIHMITGGATDGDSGRARKAHGRRLESLGLDLAPKDDPVIGFGPDDLKGVVAPHNDALLVTFTVAN